A stretch of DNA from Catenulispora acidiphila DSM 44928:
GCTCAAGGAGGCCCCGCGCGATGAAGATGACAGAGTACGTCCCCGGCACCCCGTGCTGGGTCGACCTGGGCACCACCGATCTGGAGGGCGCCAAGGCCTTCTACGGAGGCCTGTTCGGCTGGAGCGCGCAGGTCGCCGAGGACCCCGCGGCCGGCGGCTACACCACGTTCCTGCTCAACGGCGAGCAGGTGGCCGGCGCGATGACGACCATGTCGCCGGAGCAGCCGGTGGCCTGGAGCACCTACGTGGCGGTGTCCGACGCCGACGCCGCGATGACCCGGGCCGAGGGCGCCGGCGCCAAGGCGATCGTGCCCCCGATGGACGTCATGGACATCGGCCGGATGGCCATGTTCGCCGACCCCACCGGCGCGGCCCTGGGTCTGTGGCAGCCCAAGACGATGAAGGGCGCCGGCCTGGTCAACGAGCCCGGCGCGCTGGCCTGGGACGAGCTGAACACCCGCGACGCCGAGGCGGCCAAGGCCTTCTACGCCGCGGTCTTCGGCTGGGACGCCAAGACCACCCCGATGGGCGAGGGGATGGAGTACACCGAGCTCAAGCTCAACACCCGCACCGTGGCCGGACTGATGGTGATGGACGACGAGCACTTCCCGAAGGAGACGCCCCCGCACTGGGCCGTGTACTTCGGCGTGGCCGACTGCGAAGCCTCGGTGGCCAAGGTGGGCGAGCTCGGCGGCACGATCGTGGTGCCCACGACGCCGATCCCGATGGGCCGCTTCGCGGTGTGCCAGGACCCGCAGGGCGGGTTCTTCTCGATGTTCGAGTCGTCCGGCGCGTCGGAGTAGTCGTCGCTGAGCGCGGACCTGCCGAGTTGCTTCGAACACTGATCGCCGCCGGTCGTCACGAGTCGTCCTGACCGGCGGCGATCACGCGTCCGATGCCAGCAGGTCCTCGGCGCGCTGGGAGGGTGCGGATTCGTCGACGATGAGGCCGTCGCGGATGAAGACGATGCGGTCGGCCCAGGCGGCGTGGCGGGCTTCGTGGGTGACCAGGACGCCTGCGGCGCCTTCGTCGCAACGCTTTCGCAGCAGACGCAGGACCGCTTCGCCGGTCTCGGTGTCCAGCGCGCCGGTGGGCTCGTCCGTGAGGATCAGGCGACGATCACCGATGAGGGCCCTGGCGATCGCGACGCGCTGCTGCTGACCGCCGGACATCTCATCGGGAAAACGGTCGCCTTCGGCGCGCAGGTTCACCTCTTCGAGGGCTGCCAGCGCCTCCTGCCGGGCTTTGCGGGCCGACATGCCGTCCAACTCGCGCGGCAGGGCGACGTTCTCGGCGGCGGTGAGCGCCGGGATGAGGTTGTAGTCCTGGAAGACGTAGCCGACCGAGCGGCGCCGGATCGCCGCGAGCTGCGCCTTGCTCTGGGAGGCCAGGGTGGTGCCCTCGATGACCACCTCGCCGGTCGTCGGCATGTCCAGCCCGCCGGCGAGCGAGAGCAGCGTGGACTTCCCCGACCCCGACGGACCCATCACCGCCACCAGCTCGCCCGGCGCCACGGCCAGGTCGACACCGCGCAGCGCGTGCACCTCGGCGGCACCCTTGCCGTGCACGCGGGTGACGGCGCGCAGCTCCAGCACCGGGTCGGTTCTCGGATCCCCGCTCATCGTGCAGTGCCCTCCCTGGCGGCAGCGGTGGGTGGTTCTGTAGGTACTGACGCCGCAGAGCCCGCACGGGTTGCCGCCGGCAGCGTCCGCGCGTGCCGCATCACCCGCGCCTCAACGTGATCCAGCCACCGAATCTCCGCCTCGCACTGGAAGACCATCGACTCCAGCACCAGGCCCGCGGCCAGTTCCTCAGGCGCCAGCCGCGTCTTGACCCGCGTGTAATCCTGCAGCGCACCGAGCGCGTGCTTGCGCTGAGCGTGCACGATCGCCGGAACGTCGACCCCGTCCACAGTGACGGCGAGCGCCAACTTCACCGCCAGCTCATCGCGCGGCCGCTCCGCCCGCGTCACCGGCCGCGCGAACCAGCCGAGCAACTCCTCCCGCCCGGCATCAGTGATCCGGTAGAAGACATGCCCCTGCACATCCTCCCCAGCCGCCTCCACGAACCCATCCCGCTCCAACCGAGCAAGCGTGGTGTACACCTGCCCGATATTGAGCGGCCACGTCGCCCCAGTCCGCTCCTCGAACTCGGCCCGCAGCTGGTACCCATAGCGCTCGCCGCCGGCCAGGCCGGCTAGGAGGGAGTGTTTGACGGACATGACATATACGTACCCGGTATGCAGGGCGCGGAGCAAGGCGGGACCGGGCGGTCACGCCTCCATACCGCGCGGCGTGAATCGCCAACCGTTGAAGAAGTCATCGTTCAGGCGGACGGCAAGAAGCGCTGCGACGGATTCGGTCGCATCGAGGTGGAAGGCCACAAAGGGCGCCTGGCGGTCGTCGGTGGCGTAAGCCAGGGTCTTCGCGGATCGCGCGTGCGGGTCGCCGAACGTTATCGAGGCAGGTCCGTATTCGGCGATGACGTCGTCGAGGTTGTGATCGGCAGCCGACCAGGACACCACGCTGTCAACCAGGCGGCTGAACTCCGGGCCGTCCAGTGTCCGGTCCAGGCACAGCCACCCCGACGGAAGGCGTCCTCGCCGTGTTGCGAAGCGACTACATGGATCTCCGGATCGCCGAAGAACTCCCGGAAGAAGCCCGAGGGGTTCAATCGCGCGTTGGTGTCCGGTATCCACATCTTCGGCTCGCCCCGGTCCTCGGCTGCCGCCAGCTGGTCGAGCAGCCGTCCCAGCTCCGCCACGCCCCCGAACCGTGCCGGCTGGCGCACTGCCTGGTTGAACCGATCCAGCAGCTGGTCCCGCGTCAGATGCGGCGCTGTCGCGGGCGGCGTCGGCGGCATGGTGCGGTGTGCGGGCGGCGCGACATCGAGGGACACGCTGCCATTCTCCGGCTTGGCGGGCGGCTGGGCCAGGAGCTCGAAGAAGGCAGCAGCGCCTCGCGCTGCGCTCGCTAATCGAGATGTGTAGTATCCCGGTTATGCAGATGGGCGAGGGCGTCGAATGGGGGTTGCACTGCCTGCTGGCGCTGGCTTGGTTGGAGGAGCACACGCCGGTGGCGACGGGGCGGTTGGCGGAGATCTTCGAGCTGCCGCCGGAGTACCTGAAGAAGCGGTTGCAGCCGTTGGTGCGGGCTGGGATTCTCGCCTCCTCT
This window harbors:
- a CDS encoding VOC family protein, coding for MKMTEYVPGTPCWVDLGTTDLEGAKAFYGGLFGWSAQVAEDPAAGGYTTFLLNGEQVAGAMTTMSPEQPVAWSTYVAVSDADAAMTRAEGAGAKAIVPPMDVMDIGRMAMFADPTGAALGLWQPKTMKGAGLVNEPGALAWDELNTRDAEAAKAFYAAVFGWDAKTTPMGEGMEYTELKLNTRTVAGLMVMDDEHFPKETPPHWAVYFGVADCEASVAKVGELGGTIVVPTTPIPMGRFAVCQDPQGGFFSMFESSGASE
- a CDS encoding PadR family transcriptional regulator — encoded protein: MSVKHSLLAGLAGGERYGYQLRAEFEERTGATWPLNIGQVYTTLARLERDGFVEAAGEDVQGHVFYRITDAGREELLGWFARPVTRAERPRDELAVKLALAVTVDGVDVPAIVHAQRKHALGALQDYTRVKTRLAPEELAAGLVLESMVFQCEAEIRWLDHVEARVMRHARTLPAATRAGSAASVPTEPPTAAAREGTAR
- a CDS encoding ABC transporter ATP-binding protein encodes the protein MSGDPRTDPVLELRAVTRVHGKGAAEVHALRGVDLAVAPGELVAVMGPSGSGKSTLLSLAGGLDMPTTGEVVIEGTTLASQSKAQLAAIRRRSVGYVFQDYNLIPALTAAENVALPRELDGMSARKARQEALAALEEVNLRAEGDRFPDEMSGGQQQRVAIARALIGDRRLILTDEPTGALDTETGEAVLRLLRKRCDEGAAGVLVTHEARHAAWADRIVFIRDGLIVDESAPSQRAEDLLASDA